The following are encoded in a window of Anopheles gambiae chromosome X, idAnoGambNW_F1_1, whole genome shotgun sequence genomic DNA:
- the LOC1272441 gene encoding uncharacterized protein LOC1272441 — protein MSDPVARPMKFPYTFSAKLAQFPIQHYFKNQWIWRYYFIAFGVSIPLFYKIHKLANSPANQAKWAESKRKEHEEHH, from the exons atgtcGGACCCGGTGGCACGTCCCATGAAGTTCCCGTACACCTTCTCGGCGAAGTTGGCCCAGTTCCCGATCCAGCACTACTTCAAGAACCAGTGGATCTGGCGCTACTACTTCATCGCGTTCGGCGTGTCCATTCCGCTGTTCTACAAAATCCACAAGCTGG CTAACTCGCCGGCGAACCAAGCGAAATGGGCCGAATCGAAGAGGAAGGAGCACGAGGAGCACCACTAA
- the LOC1272276 gene encoding divalent-cation tolerance protein CutA, whose amino-acid sequence MLRPLALLPSCILRRTTVSVSARRNTMATDGSGTAPATTPTATDNEYSVAFVTTPDSAVATKLARQLVERKLVACVNIIPGLTSIYSWEDKINEDPEVLMMLKTRTDRVEEVIRFVRESHPYSVAEVIAMPIAAGNPPYLDWIGKTVPKRDG is encoded by the coding sequence ATGCTACGCCCGCTCGCTCTGCTACCATCCTGCATCCTTCGCCGAACGACAGTAAGCGTTTCCGCCCGGCGCAACACAATGGCCACCGATGGCAGCGGCACGGCCCCGGCGACGACCCCGACGGCGACCGACAACGAGTACTCGGTCGCGTTCGTGACCACGCCGGACAGTGCGGTGGCAACGAAGCTGGCCCGCCAGCTCGTCGAGCGGAAGCTGGTCGCGTGCGTCAACATCATCCCGGGGCTGACGTCGATCTACTCGTGGGAGGACAAGATTAACGAGGACCCGGAGGTGCTGATGATGCTCAAGACGCGCACCGACCGGGTCGAGGAGGTGATACGGTTCGTGCGGGAAAGCCACCCGTACAGTGTGGCGGAGGTGATCGCGATGCCGATAGCGGCTGGCAACCCACCGTACCTCGACTGGATCGGCAAAACTGTCCCCAAGCGGGACGGGTAG